The genomic segment ATCATAAGGAAGGTCCCTTACCATTGAAATCCGCCCCGAGCTTGCAAGAATAACCATTTCAGCCCCAGCTTCTTTATGCCTGGTGCTGTCTTTTCCGTTTTTATCCATTTTAACTTCATGATGGGTATGTTTGACTACCCCTATTCGATAACCCCGTTTTTTCAATTCAGGAATAAGCTTTTCAATCAGTGTAGTTTTTCCTGATCCTGATTTTCCTACAAAAGATATTATTGGAATCATAAAATATGACCTTTTATTAAAATTAAAAGCAGATATAATATATCAATTTCTTAAAAATACAAAAAGAGAATTTACTCATCAGGGCTGGTATTGTCAAGATTTCAATTAAAGGCTGATGATGGATTGAAATAAAAGCTGATAAATTTTTTATGGCTTTTAAATGCAAGCTCTGGCAAATCATCAGGATTGAAAAAATCCAGATCACAAGCATCATCCCCTGGAAAAGGGTTTCCTGAATACCGGCTTATGCTGTAACATATAAGGGCAACAGTGTTATAAGTCTCGCTATTGCTTGAATCAGCGCTGATGATCCGGTCAATCTGGCCTGTAAGTCCGGTTTCTTCCTGTAATTCACGCAAAGCTGTCTGTTCAGGTGTTTCCCCTAGTTCCATAAATCCCCCTGGAAGACACCACAGCCCTTTTTTAGGTTCTACACTTCGTTTAACAAGCAGCAGTCTGCCGGTTTTATCTGTTAAAATAACGCAGGCTGCCGGAATAGGGTTTTCATACAAGGGCTGGTTACAATGTTCACAAAAACGGCGGATACGCCCCTCAAAATATTTATCTGTAAGCTTAGTGCTGCAATAATGACAGAATTTCTTTTGTTTCATTAATCTTTAAAATCCTTTTTAAGGCTGTTATGAAAAAACAATGTTTTCAAAGTCTTAATATTTCAGCTCGTGTTTTGGTTATTATTCCTTTTAATACTTTACAGCTCAACTATCAAGCCTTAACTCTTTGTAATTCATCAGCCTAAAAAACTTGATAGTCAATTAATAAACTTTCCTTTATAAAAAGCATGTTGACATTTCATGCTTTTTTGATAATTGCCTTTTCACGAAAGGAAAGATATTATGCTGATTACTGAAATTTTAAGTCGAAATGCAAGAATTTATGGTCAAAAGACCGCTTTAATTGAAAGAGAGCCTGCTAAAAATATCCGAAGGGAAATCACCTGGGAAGATTTTGACCATCAGGCTAATGCTGTTGCTAACGCTCTTATGGAAAGAGGTATTCAAAAAGGAGACAGGGTTGTCCAGTTAATGACCAACTGCCTTGAGTGGCTGCCAGTTTATTTTGGAATTTTGAGGACAGGTGCAATGGCTGTGCCTCTTAATTTTAGATTTTTATCCATTGCCATATCACGCTGTACCCGTATCTCAGAGGCAAAAGTCATGATATTCGGGCCTGAGTTTATTGAACGTCTTGAGCCTGTTAAAAAAGAACTTGATACCAGTGTATCTTCATATATATTTGCAGGGCCTGAAGATAAACTTCCTGATTATGCTGAATTGTTGTCAGATGTTTTAAATAAAAGTTCTGCCAGACATCCCGAGGTTGAAGTAAATTTGTATGACAGTGCCGCCCTTTATTTTACATCAGGAACAACCGGCAAGCCCAAAGCTGTTCACATTACCCACAGAAATCTTGAATTTTCCTGTTATGTTGAAAACCGGCATCATAACCAGACCCATAATGACAATTTTTTATGTATTCCTCCGCTGTATCATGCAGGGGCTAAGATGCACTGGTTTGGAAATTTTATTGTAGGAGCAAAATCAGTTATCTTAAAAGGGGTTAAACCTGACTGGATACTGGAAGCAGTTTCTGAAGAAAAGATAACAGTTGTCTGGCTTTTGGTGCCCTGGGCACATGATATTCTTATTGCTATTGAAAATGGAGAACTCAAGCTGGAGGATTATAACCTGGATCAATGGAGATTTATGCACATAGGTGCCCAGCCTGTTCCCCCAAGCCTGATAAAAAAATGGAAACAGGTATTTCCCCATCATGATTATGATACCAATTACGGACTTACCGAAGCTACAGGACCTGGATGCGTGCATCTTGGCCTGGAAAATATTCACAAGGTAGGAGCCATTGGCATACCTGGTTTTGACTGGGAATGCAGGATTGTAAATAATGAATTAAAACCTGTTGTTCAGGGTGAAAAAGGGGAACTCCTGGTAAAAGGGCCCGGAGTTATGAAAGAATATTATAAAAACCCGGATGCAACTGCTGACACCATTGTTGATGGCTGGCTTTTAACCGGTGATATTGCCAGAATGGATGAAGATGGTTTTATCTGGCTGGTTGACCGTAAAAAAGATGTTATCATCATGGGAGGTGAAAATATATTTCCGGTAGAGGTTGAAGATTTTCTTATGAATAATGAAAAGATTCACGATGTTGGTGTTTTCGGCATTCCTGATGAACGTCTTGGGGAGATTGTGGCAGCAGTTATAAAACCAAAACAAGGCTGCGGCTTGACACATGAGGAAGTCCTGGAATTCTGCCAGGGTATTGCCAGGTTTAAACGTCCCAGAAAAATCTTTTTTGATGATGTGCCCAGAAATCCCACAGGTAAGATAGAAAAACCAAAATTAAGAGAAAAATACAGGAATGCAGGATAAAATATAATATTTTTTGCAGGGACAGCCCTGCCTGGCCCTGCAAATTATTATTTATTCTTGTTTGGGTTTTATCTGCTCAATAGTTTCTTTTTTCTTGCCTGGCACCTGACAGGCATTTCTGACTCAGGTGGAAATTCCCATTTTAGGCAGAATATATACCTGGAGCAAAACCCATATCCCGATAATCAAAAGCATAATCAGACCTTCCTGCATTTTATTACTTCTCCTTTTTTAAAGTTTTTTGCCATAAAAAATAAACTCTTACATTTTTTCAACCTCTTTAGCAGACAGGGGAACACTGAAATAATATCCCTGTCCAATATCACATTCTATTTCTTTTAAAAATTCAAGATGTTCATGCTCTTCAATACCTTCTGCCACAACAGTAAAATTTAAATCATGAGCAAGTTTTACAATAGTATGAACCATCATCTTGCCCCGGTCAACTATATCCTTTTCCCCTGACAGTTTTACAATAAATGACCGGTCTATTTTAAGGCAGTTGATGGGAAGCTGGTTAAGATAAGACATGGATGAGTAACCTGTGCCAAAATCATCAATAGTTGTTATAATACCCATTGACTGCAGCTTTGACAAAGATTCTGATACAATAGATAAATCACTGATAACAACGCTTTCTGTTACTTCAAGTTCCAGCCTTTGGGGAGGCAGATTATATTGTTTTAAGGCTGTTTCCACAATTTCAATAAAGTCTTTTTGCAAAAACTGGACTACAGAGACATTAACAGCTATTTTAAAAGCTCCAAAACCTGCTTTTTCCCATTCACTATTTTGACGGCATGCTTCACGAAGCACCCATGTACCAATTGGGATTATTAATTCACTTTCTTCAGCAACAGGAATGAATTTGACCGGCGGTACGCGGCCCCGTGAATGGTGATTCCAGCGCAGGAGAGCTTCAAATCCTGCAAGGGAGTTATCTTTTAGATTATATTTAGGCTGATAATGAAGTTCAAAATCTCCTTGTTCAACAGCTTTTCTTAATTCATTTTCAATTTCCAGTCTCTCTATTGCCGCCATATTCATTTCCTGGGAAAAAAACTGAAACCGGTTTCCGCCTTTATTTTTTGCATAAAACATTGCTGTATCAGAATTTTTTTGCAGGGACATGGCATCAGTTCCATCATCAGGATAAATACTTATACCAATACTGGCTCCAAGATAAAGGTTTTGATCTTTTACTTTAAAAGGAGGGGCTACCAGCTCAAGAATTTTTAAGGCAGCTTTGGTAATATTTTCTTGATTTTTTATGCCTTTCAGAACGTGCATAAATTCATCCCCCCCCATCCTGCCCATAATGCTGTTTTCATGGATACAGGTTTTTAATCGTTCTGTAACTTCTTTTAACAACCCGTCTCCAACAGGATGGCCCAATGAATCATTTATATGCTTGAAACGATCCAGGTCAATAAAGAAAACAGCAACCTTTTCACTGGTTTTAGATGCCTGGATCAAAGCCTGGTTCAGGTATTCGGAGATTGCAGCTCTGTTTGGCAGACCTGTGAGAACATCGTGGCGGGCCTGGTGTTCCAGTTTTTCAGAAAGTATTCTGCGTTCAATGGCAACAGATGCAAGTTTTGCCAAAACTTCAAGCAGTTTTACCACAGAATTATCAGGATGGCAGATTTTTCGATAAAAAGCAGATATAACACCAAGTATCTGCCCTTGTCCTGAAATAACAGGCAGGGAGCAGCATGCCCTTATACCGTGATTTAAAGCTGCATCTCGTTTTTTTTTCCACAGATTACTGTTTTTAATGTCTGAAATAATTACCATATCTCCTGTATAGGCAGCAATGGAAGGAGAACCTCCTGTTTCAGGGTGAACAGGCTGGGCATCCATTGCCTGAAAAAAAGGTTCTGCCATAAGCGAGCCTGCCTGCAGATAAAAACGGTTTTCCTTGATAAGATAAATAGAGCAGAAAGCTTCGGGTTCCTGGGTTTCTATAATTGTTACCAGTTCTTTCATAATATCGCTGAGGTTTTTATTTCTAATTATCATTTCAAGAACCCGGTTTTTGTCTGTTTCAAGGGATTCTGCAAGTTTGCGTTCAGTAATATCCTGAATAGTGCCTATTAACTGCTGAATATGTCCATTTTCATCAACAGAGGCGCTGGCCTGCTGGTTTACAATTCTTTCATTTCCGTCAGGAAGAAAGATCTGATGATCTATTTGAAAAGGCACAGCTTGATGTATTAACTGCTGATATTTTTTTATTATCTCTTTTCTGTCATCATCTTTCATGGATTCAAATAAATCTTCATATTTTTTTATATTGCAGTGATTTAATCCATATATCCGGCAGATTTCTTCTGAACACCTGAATTCATTGGATTTAATATCCATCTCCCAACTGCCCATCCTGGCAATTTTCTGAGCTGTTGCCAGGATAGCCTCGCTTTTTCTCAATTTTTCAACATTCCTGCTTGCACGGAGCATGTAGCGGACACGCTGAACCAGGATAAGCCAGTTAATAGGTTTTGTCATAAAATCAGTGGCTCCTGCATCATAAGCACTGCGTATGGATTCTATGTCATCTGCACCTGTTACCATAAGAATTGGAAGATTTTTCCCATTAGGATATTGACGAATTGCTTTGCATACTTCAAACCCGCTTAAAAAAGGCATTTTAACATCTAACAGCACAATTTCCGGCTGTACCTGTTTAAAAATTTCAAGAGCCTGTTTTCCGTCTTCAGCTTCCTTAACTTCAAAGTCAGCCTGTTCAAGAGCTTCACAGGCAAGAAGCCTTATAGTAAAATCATCATCTGCTATCAAGGCAATGGGTTTTTTATTCATTTAAAATTCTGCCTTTTTTTTAAATTTTTCAGGATAATCACAAAGATCATAAACAGGACAGCAAAAGCATCCAGGTTTTCTTGCCATACAGATTTCACGTCCAAAATATATCAAATGCAGGCTGAAATCTTTCCAGTTATTTTCAGGGATAAGGCGCATTAAATCAAATTCAATCTTAACAGGATCAGTATGTTTTGTTAATCCAATACGTTTTGAAATTCTTTTTACATGGGTGTCAACAACAATAGCAGGAACTCCAAAAGCAGCACTGAGAACAACGTTAGCAGTTTTTCTTCCCACACCAGGAAGTGTTATAAGTTCCTCTAAATTATCAGGAACAATACTGTTAAAATTTTCAACCAGAACCCGGGCACAATTTTTTATGTGTTTTGCCTTGTTATGGAAAAAACCAGTTGACCGGATGATATTTTCAATTTTTTTTAAATCTGCATCAGCAAGAGCTTTAGGACATGGAAATTCTTTAAAAAGTTCTGGAGTTACAGAATTCACCTGTTTATCTGTGCATTGAGCTGACAAAATAGTTGCCGTAAGAAGCTCAAAAGGTGTTTTATGAATGAGCTGAGTCTTGACATCAGGATATGATGTTCTTAAAATTCTGCATATTTTTTTTATTTCTGCATGTGTTTTCATGTATAAATTGTAACTTTTCAAGAGATATTTTATGGTTTTAAATTCAAAAAAAAAAGTACGTGCATTAGGTCTTTGTTCAGGAGGCCTGGATAGTATCCTTTCAGCCCTGGTACTGCAAAAACAGGGAATAGAGGTTGAATGGATTAGTTTTGAAACCCCGTTTTTTTCTTCAGACAAGGCACATAAAGCTTCACAAAATACAAACATACCTCTTATAGTGGAAAACATTACTAATATCTACCTTAAAATGCTTAAAAATCCAAAATGCGGTTATGGGAAAAACATGAATCCCTGCACGGACTGCCATGCCCTTATGTTTAATTTAGCAGGAAAAATTATGAAAAAAAGGAATTTTGATTTTCTTTTCAGCGGTGAGGTACTAGGGCAGAGACCCATGTCCCAGACTAGAACTTCGCTCCGTTATGTTGAAAAAAATTCAGGATTTGACGGCTATATTGTACGTCCTTTAAGCATTAAAAAACTGCCTGAAACAATTCCTGAAAAACAGGGATTAATCAACAGGAAATCTTTATATGATTTTACAGGGCGCTCACGAAAGCCCCAGATGGCTCTGGCTGAAAAACTAGGTATTTATGATTATCCAGGACCTGGCGGAGGCTGTCTTTTGACAGAGCAGGTTTACAGTATCAGGTTAAGAGATATTTTTGATTATCAACAACACTGCACAGAAAACGATCTTCATCTTTTAAAACACGGCAGGCACTTTCGTATAAGCGAAAATGCAAAAGCAATTGTGGGCCGTGATGAAAAAGACAATAATGCAATGATGGAATATTATTCAGATGATTATGCCCTGATAAAATCTGAAAACATCCCAGGCCCCACAGTGTTTATGGCAGGAGAGCATACCCGGGAAAACCTGATAACTGCCGGTGAAATTTGTGCCGGATACATTAAAAAATCAGATAATCCTGAATACCTGGTTAATATAACAACAGCAGAAGGTTCTGAAATAGTCAGGGTTGAGCCTGCTTTACCTGATTATACACAAAAATTTATGATTTAGAGGATGTTTTAAATATCAAAAAACTTTTAGTGCTATAAGCAGGAAAACCTTGTTTTGCTATCAAATACGATTGTAATTCTATTTAATAAATTCAAGTAATTGATTAGGAATTTCTCTGTTTATATAATATTTTTTCAAAATGTTTAAATAAGTTCCATTATTCTTTATTGTCTCAAAACCTTGTTGAAATATATTCATTAAGGCAATTTGATCTTTTGCAAAAACTATGTCTCCGTTAATTTGATGAATATGCTTTTTCGATATTGTAAATTTATCCACTTCATCAGGGTAAGATTTTTGAATTACTCCCCATCCTCCCAATTCTGTTGCAGCAAACATATCTATTCTTCCAGTATATACTTTTGAAGCATTTTGAGAAAGTGTGGTAACGAGTTCAGGTGTTAAATTTGCCTTATTAAAAATGGGGATAAGTGATCCCCCTCGAACATATCCAATTTTATAATTTTTCAAATCCTCTAATTTTTCAAAAATAACTCCCTGCGGAAATTTTTCTTTCAGTGAAAAAAAATTAAGTCCAGTAAAGTAAATGCTGACAGGATGAACATTTTTAATTGTATCTGCTTTATGAAACCAAGCTCTGCTCCCAACAACTGCCAAGTCATTACCTTCTGTGACAGACCAGACAATTCTTGCCATAGGATAAATTTTATACTCAATTGTAAATCCTTGAGATTTAAAAGCTTCTGTAACAATTTCAGTCATAACTCCATTTTGAACTCCCATTAGTGGAGGATAATCAATAGTAGCTATGTGAATTGTTTTTGAATTATTCTCAGCCTGAATTCCAGAAGTTACAAATAAACCTATAATAAATGAAAGTAATATCAATAAAACAAATCTCTTTATAAATATTTTTAATAATCTTTCCATTGGATTCTCCTTTTAATATTAAACCTTGAAGTTTTAAGGCAAAGTTATAAACAGGACAACATTACAGCCATTTATCATATATTTTTTGCAATTCGCCATTATTTCTCATTTTCTCAATAGCATTGAAAATACCAGCAGCCACATCATCAGGAAAATTTAATCCGGCAGCAATGAATACATGTTTTATTTCTCCAAGAACTGGACCCTTCTGCAGGTCTTTTGTGTTCTGTCCAATTTCTTTCCAGGAATACAGGGTAATTACATCCGAATCAGCAATTATCTTGACTCTGTTTTTTATCATTTTAAGAGCATTAATTCTGGCTGTTTTTGCACCGCTGTCAATTTTTAATCCCATTTTATCAAGCATCGGAATTATTGCATGACCATGTACTACTCCAATTGTTTCATCCTTAATTTCATCAATTGAATTTATTGGTGAAATTCTGCCATACGTAAAAAACCGCCATTCTGTTGCCATAATTTCCGCAACCCATTTAAATTTATCTTCTCTTTCACTTGAACGTGTAAAAGGTATTATAGCAGCTAATTCATTTTTAGATTCTTGAACAATTTTCGTTGCCCTGGGCCAAGGAACATCAAAGGTGAATTTAAAATCCGGCGCTCCATGCTTAGTGGCTTCATTAAGAACATCAACAGCAATTCCAACTGGATTGCCATCAATAACACCGCAAAAAGGCATGGCTTCCAAACCATAGACATCAACTGTTTCAGCAAAAAGATTTGTACCAATGAACAATTGAGCGAAAAGAAACAAAATAACTATTAACCTTGTTTTCATCATAATCTCCTTTTTTTAGTTTATTTGATACATATTGAGAAACCCTGACGCAGTTGCAACCCCCAAGAACAACAGCATGTTTAAGAAGCGTAACAACACTTTATAGAGATAAACGAATACAGGCAAGGATAAAGTTGTAAATGGTTTAAAAAAAGGGTTACTGTCGCTATCTTATAAAGAAGGGTAATGATTCCCTTTTCTATTGCCTGAAATGTTCTCCTGTGTTATTATTTATTTGGATATTATTCAGGCAATTAAATACCTGTGAATAAATTTTAATCTATTTTTAATAATACACGATTGCCATTGTAGAGACAAGGCATGCCTTGTCTCTACGTTTGGCAAGGATTTTTTTTTGTTATGAAATTTTTGTTCAGGTACTTAAAACAGGAAAAAAACTAATGGATAACATCGTCAATCCCCACGACAAGCTGATCAGAGAAGTCGCAAGCAATAAACCTTTTGCTACTGATATTCTGCAAAATTATCTTCCTGATGATGTGGTAAAACTTATTGATATTAACA from the Desulfonema limicola genome contains:
- the mobB gene encoding molybdopterin-guanine dinucleotide biosynthesis protein B, which encodes MIPIISFVGKSGSGKTTLIEKLIPELKKRGYRIGVVKHTHHEVKMDKNGKDSTRHKEAGAEMVILASSGRISMVRDLPYDSLKSLEIYFSDLDLVITEGFKKEDKPKIEVFRLATHKTPLFNGSKDFAAIVTDADIKPEIPVFGLNDIKDIADFIESRYL
- a CDS encoding NUDIX hydrolase; translated protein: MKQKKFCHYCSTKLTDKYFEGRIRRFCEHCNQPLYENPIPAACVILTDKTGRLLLVKRSVEPKKGLWCLPGGFMELGETPEQTALRELQEETGLTGQIDRIISADSSNSETYNTVALICYSISRYSGNPFPGDDACDLDFFNPDDLPELAFKSHKKFISFYFNPSSAFN
- a CDS encoding class I adenylate-forming enzyme family protein; the protein is MLITEILSRNARIYGQKTALIEREPAKNIRREITWEDFDHQANAVANALMERGIQKGDRVVQLMTNCLEWLPVYFGILRTGAMAVPLNFRFLSIAISRCTRISEAKVMIFGPEFIERLEPVKKELDTSVSSYIFAGPEDKLPDYAELLSDVLNKSSARHPEVEVNLYDSAALYFTSGTTGKPKAVHITHRNLEFSCYVENRHHNQTHNDNFLCIPPLYHAGAKMHWFGNFIVGAKSVILKGVKPDWILEAVSEEKITVVWLLVPWAHDILIAIENGELKLEDYNLDQWRFMHIGAQPVPPSLIKKWKQVFPHHDYDTNYGLTEATGPGCVHLGLENIHKVGAIGIPGFDWECRIVNNELKPVVQGEKGELLVKGPGVMKEYYKNPDATADTIVDGWLLTGDIARMDEDGFIWLVDRKKDVIIMGGENIFPVEVEDFLMNNEKIHDVGVFGIPDERLGEIVAAVIKPKQGCGLTHEEVLEFCQGIARFKRPRKIFFDDVPRNPTGKIEKPKLREKYRNAG
- a CDS encoding EAL domain-containing protein translates to MNKKPIALIADDDFTIRLLACEALEQADFEVKEAEDGKQALEIFKQVQPEIVLLDVKMPFLSGFEVCKAIRQYPNGKNLPILMVTGADDIESIRSAYDAGATDFMTKPINWLILVQRVRYMLRASRNVEKLRKSEAILATAQKIARMGSWEMDIKSNEFRCSEEICRIYGLNHCNIKKYEDLFESMKDDDRKEIIKKYQQLIHQAVPFQIDHQIFLPDGNERIVNQQASASVDENGHIQQLIGTIQDITERKLAESLETDKNRVLEMIIRNKNLSDIMKELVTIIETQEPEAFCSIYLIKENRFYLQAGSLMAEPFFQAMDAQPVHPETGGSPSIAAYTGDMVIISDIKNSNLWKKKRDAALNHGIRACCSLPVISGQGQILGVISAFYRKICHPDNSVVKLLEVLAKLASVAIERRILSEKLEHQARHDVLTGLPNRAAISEYLNQALIQASKTSEKVAVFFIDLDRFKHINDSLGHPVGDGLLKEVTERLKTCIHENSIMGRMGGDEFMHVLKGIKNQENITKAALKILELVAPPFKVKDQNLYLGASIGISIYPDDGTDAMSLQKNSDTAMFYAKNKGGNRFQFFSQEMNMAAIERLEIENELRKAVEQGDFELHYQPKYNLKDNSLAGFEALLRWNHHSRGRVPPVKFIPVAEESELIIPIGTWVLREACRQNSEWEKAGFGAFKIAVNVSVVQFLQKDFIEIVETALKQYNLPPQRLELEVTESVVISDLSIVSESLSKLQSMGIITTIDDFGTGYSSMSYLNQLPINCLKIDRSFIVKLSGEKDIVDRGKMMVHTIVKLAHDLNFTVVAEGIEEHEHLEFLKEIECDIGQGYYFSVPLSAKEVEKM
- the nth gene encoding endonuclease III; the protein is MKTHAEIKKICRILRTSYPDVKTQLIHKTPFELLTATILSAQCTDKQVNSVTPELFKEFPCPKALADADLKKIENIIRSTGFFHNKAKHIKNCARVLVENFNSIVPDNLEELITLPGVGRKTANVVLSAAFGVPAIVVDTHVKRISKRIGLTKHTDPVKIEFDLMRLIPENNWKDFSLHLIYFGREICMARKPGCFCCPVYDLCDYPEKFKKKAEF
- a CDS encoding tRNA 4-thiouridine(8) synthase ThiI, whose product is MVLNSKKKVRALGLCSGGLDSILSALVLQKQGIEVEWISFETPFFSSDKAHKASQNTNIPLIVENITNIYLKMLKNPKCGYGKNMNPCTDCHALMFNLAGKIMKKRNFDFLFSGEVLGQRPMSQTRTSLRYVEKNSGFDGYIVRPLSIKKLPETIPEKQGLINRKSLYDFTGRSRKPQMALAEKLGIYDYPGPGGGCLLTEQVYSIRLRDIFDYQQHCTENDLHLLKHGRHFRISENAKAIVGRDEKDNNAMMEYYSDDYALIKSENIPGPTVFMAGEHTRENLITAGEICAGYIKKSDNPEYLVNITTAEGSEIVRVEPALPDYTQKFMI
- a CDS encoding substrate-binding periplasmic protein, which encodes MERLLKIFIKRFVLLILLSFIIGLFVTSGIQAENNSKTIHIATIDYPPLMGVQNGVMTEIVTEAFKSQGFTIEYKIYPMARIVWSVTEGNDLAVVGSRAWFHKADTIKNVHPVSIYFTGLNFFSLKEKFPQGVIFEKLEDLKNYKIGYVRGGSLIPIFNKANLTPELVTTLSQNASKVYTGRIDMFAATELGGWGVIQKSYPDEVDKFTISKKHIHQINGDIVFAKDQIALMNIFQQGFETIKNNGTYLNILKKYYINREIPNQLLEFIK
- a CDS encoding substrate-binding periplasmic protein, whose translation is MKTRLIVILFLFAQLFIGTNLFAETVDVYGLEAMPFCGVIDGNPVGIAVDVLNEATKHGAPDFKFTFDVPWPRATKIVQESKNELAAIIPFTRSSEREDKFKWVAEIMATEWRFFTYGRISPINSIDEIKDETIGVVHGHAIIPMLDKMGLKIDSGAKTARINALKMIKNRVKIIADSDVITLYSWKEIGQNTKDLQKGPVLGEIKHVFIAAGLNFPDDVAAGIFNAIEKMRNNGELQKIYDKWL